One region of Trichosurus vulpecula isolate mTriVul1 chromosome 1, mTriVul1.pri, whole genome shotgun sequence genomic DNA includes:
- the TIMM29 gene encoding mitochondrial import inner membrane translocase subunit Tim29, whose amino-acid sequence MVTAALWRRAYSSGAAAAAAAGGKGAGLPGAVAKPGVWERLRDWVFRLLQDYASACSDAAIAARERPLRAALYAGLLGGAAACAHRTPEEASFEEALLDASGTLLLLAPGTRNPGSEAHVQRLLWLRGRGRLRHRNLGVCSLLYEAPCDPEASLYQARCSHLQPRWADFPGRVLDVGFLGRWWVLSARMRDFDINDDEFRHLPPHLRTLGEHQLRSEANERLFDAKYQPVVLTEDQVDQALWEEHMLQKEKKDRLLRSEDAPEGLGTQAATG is encoded by the exons ATGGTGACCGCCGCGCTGTGGAGGAGAGCCTATTCTAGcggcgccgccgccgccgccgctgcggGAGGAAAGGGAGCGGGCCTCCCCGGGGCCGTAGCCAAGCCGGGCGTGTGGGAGCGACTAC GCGATTGGGTCTTTCGGCTCCTGCAAGACTATGCCTCGGCGTGCTCGGACGCGGCGATCGCGGCGCGGGAGCGGCCCTTGCGGGCGGCGCTGTACGCGGGGCTGCTAGGGGGCGCGGCCGCCTGCGCTCACCGGACCCCGGAGGAAGCGTCCTTCGAGGAGGCGCTGTTGGATGCGTCCGGGACCCTGCTGCTTCTGGCGCCGGGCACCCGCAACCCCGGCTCGGAGGCGCACGTGCAGCGGCTGTTGTGGCTGCGGGGCCGGGGCCGGCTGCGCCACCGCAACCTGGGCGTGTGCTCGCTGCTCTACGAGGCTCCGTGCGACCCCGAGGCCAGTCTGTACCAGGCGCGCTGCAGCCACCTGCAGCCGCGCTGGGCCGACTTCCCGGGCCGCGTACTTGACGTGGGCTTCCTGGGCCGCTGGTGGGTGCTGAGTGCCAGGATGCGCGACTTCGACATCAACGACGACGAGTTCCGCCACCTGCCGCCGCACCTGCGCACGCTCGGCGAGCACCAGCTGCGCTCCGAGGCCAACGAGCGGCTCTTCGACGCCAAGTACCAACCCGTGGTCCTCACGGAGGACCAGGTGGACCAGGCCCTGTGGGAGGAGCACATGCtccagaaggagaaaaaggacagGCTGCTGCGGAGCGAGGACGCCCCCGAGGGACTGGGGACCCAGGCGGCCACGGGATGA
- the YIPF2 gene encoding protein YIPF2 isoform X4, whose product MAAPQELAFHEFEEAADLLAETPGAATICSLGELQGHVSLAGDTEDQEDGEMENDQTQLLGGEKQPPNFWTFGYHQSFFDVDTHQVLERIKSSLLPVPSQNFVRHCLRHHPDLYGPFWICATLAFTLAVSSNLATLLQNWGDSSFSYSPQFHKVTVAGITIYCYAWLVPTALWGFLQWRKGVRDSVGCYTFLEIVCVYGYSLFIYIPTVVLWLIPISGLQWFLGVLAVSLSGAVLLLTFWPLLRSDTKVVSAVLLTVMVALHALLAIGCKFYFFQSLPSRSIPVPQAPLHQVTLPGYSKTSAVP is encoded by the exons ATGGCTGCGCCCCAAGAGCTCGCCTTCCACG AATTTGAGGAGGCTGCCGACCTGCTGGCTGAGACACCAGGGGCTGCCACCATCTGCAGCCTTGGGGAACTGCAGGGCCATGTGAGCCTGGCTGGGGACACAGAGGACCaagaagatggagaaatggagaatGATCAGACCCAG CTGCTGGGGGGTGAGAAACAACCTCCGAATTTCTGGACCTTCGGCTACCACCAGTCTTTCTTTGATGTGGATACCCATCAG GTGCTGGAGAGGATCAAAAGTTCACTGTTGCCAGTACCTAGTCAGAACTTTGTGAGACACTGTCTTCGTCATCATCCAGATCTGTATG GGCCTTTCTGGATATGTGCTACACTGGCTTTCACGCTGGCTGTGAGCAGCAATCTGGCCACCCTGCTGCAGAACTGGGgagattcttccttttcttatagCCCACAGTTTCATAAAG TTACTGTTGCAGGGATCACCATTTACTGCTACGCCTGGCTGGTACCAACAGCACTATGGGGCTTCCTGCAGTGGCGAAAGGGGGTCAGAGACTCTGTTGGCTGCTATACCTTTCTGGAGATTGTGTGTGTCTATGGATACTCCCTCTTCATCTACATCCCAACTGTG gtcTTATGGCTGATCCCCATCTCAGGGCTTCAGTGGTTTCTTGGGGTCTTGGCTGTGTCACTATCAGGGGCTGTGCTTTTGCTCACCTTCTGGCCTCTTCTCCGCTCAGACACCAAGGTGGTATCAGCAGTGCTGCTTACAGTCATGGTTGCCCTCCATGCCCTCCTGGCCATCGGCTGCAAG TTCTATTTTttccagtccctgccttcaaggtccATTCCTGTGCCCCAAGCCCCACTCCACCAGGTCACACTACCTGGCTACTCCAAAACTTCTGCAGTCCCCTAG
- the YIPF2 gene encoding protein YIPF2 isoform X3: protein MAAPQELAFHEFEEAADLLAETPGAATICSLGELQGHVSLAGDTEDQEDGEMENDQTQLLGGEKQPPNFWTFGYHQSFFDVDTHQVLERIKSSLLPVPSQNFVRHCLRHHPDLYGPFWICATLAFTLAVSSNLATLLQNWGDSSFSYSPQFHKVTVAGITIYCYAWLVPTALWGFLQWRKGVRDSVGCYTFLEIVCVYGYSLFIYIPTVTPRWYQQCCLQSWLPSMPSWPSAASPCLQGPFLCPKPHSTRSHYLATPKLLQSPRRTEQLGKLTDQVPLFILEEKQPEQGSPARWSSGDLQRKEGAIRS, encoded by the exons ATGGCTGCGCCCCAAGAGCTCGCCTTCCACG AATTTGAGGAGGCTGCCGACCTGCTGGCTGAGACACCAGGGGCTGCCACCATCTGCAGCCTTGGGGAACTGCAGGGCCATGTGAGCCTGGCTGGGGACACAGAGGACCaagaagatggagaaatggagaatGATCAGACCCAG CTGCTGGGGGGTGAGAAACAACCTCCGAATTTCTGGACCTTCGGCTACCACCAGTCTTTCTTTGATGTGGATACCCATCAG GTGCTGGAGAGGATCAAAAGTTCACTGTTGCCAGTACCTAGTCAGAACTTTGTGAGACACTGTCTTCGTCATCATCCAGATCTGTATG GGCCTTTCTGGATATGTGCTACACTGGCTTTCACGCTGGCTGTGAGCAGCAATCTGGCCACCCTGCTGCAGAACTGGGgagattcttccttttcttatagCCCACAGTTTCATAAAG TTACTGTTGCAGGGATCACCATTTACTGCTACGCCTGGCTGGTACCAACAGCACTATGGGGCTTCCTGCAGTGGCGAAAGGGGGTCAGAGACTCTGTTGGCTGCTATACCTTTCTGGAGATTGTGTGTGTCTATGGATACTCCCTCTTCATCTACATCCCAACTGTG ACACCAAGGTGGTATCAGCAGTGCTGCTTACAGTCATGGTTGCCCTCCATGCCCTCCTGGCCATCGGCTGCAAG tccctgccttcaaggtccATTCCTGTGCCCCAAGCCCCACTCCACCAGGTCACACTACCTGGCTACTCCAAAACTTCTGCAGTCCCCTAGAAGAACAGAG cagCTGGGGAAGCTGACAGACCAAGTACCATTATTCATCCTGGAGGAGAAACAACCAGAGCAGGGTTCCCCTGCCAGGTGGTCATCAGGTGATctccaaaggaaggaaggagccatCCGGAGCTGA
- the YIPF2 gene encoding protein YIPF2 isoform X5, whose protein sequence is MAAPQELAFHEFEEAADLLAETPGAATICSLGELQGHVSLAGDTEDQEDGEMENDQTQLLGGEKQPPNFWTFGYHQSFFDVDTHQVLERIKSSLLPVPSQNFVRHCLRHHPDLYGPFWICATLAFTLAVSSNLATLLQNWGDSSFSYSPQFHKVTVAGITIYCYAWLVPTALWGFLQWRKGVRDSVGCYTFLEIVCVYGYSLFIYIPTVVLWLIPISGLQWFLGVLAVSLSGAVLLLTFWPLLRSDTKVVSAVLLTVMVALHALLAIGCKSLPSRSIPVPQAPLHQVTLPGYSKTSAVP, encoded by the exons ATGGCTGCGCCCCAAGAGCTCGCCTTCCACG AATTTGAGGAGGCTGCCGACCTGCTGGCTGAGACACCAGGGGCTGCCACCATCTGCAGCCTTGGGGAACTGCAGGGCCATGTGAGCCTGGCTGGGGACACAGAGGACCaagaagatggagaaatggagaatGATCAGACCCAG CTGCTGGGGGGTGAGAAACAACCTCCGAATTTCTGGACCTTCGGCTACCACCAGTCTTTCTTTGATGTGGATACCCATCAG GTGCTGGAGAGGATCAAAAGTTCACTGTTGCCAGTACCTAGTCAGAACTTTGTGAGACACTGTCTTCGTCATCATCCAGATCTGTATG GGCCTTTCTGGATATGTGCTACACTGGCTTTCACGCTGGCTGTGAGCAGCAATCTGGCCACCCTGCTGCAGAACTGGGgagattcttccttttcttatagCCCACAGTTTCATAAAG TTACTGTTGCAGGGATCACCATTTACTGCTACGCCTGGCTGGTACCAACAGCACTATGGGGCTTCCTGCAGTGGCGAAAGGGGGTCAGAGACTCTGTTGGCTGCTATACCTTTCTGGAGATTGTGTGTGTCTATGGATACTCCCTCTTCATCTACATCCCAACTGTG gtcTTATGGCTGATCCCCATCTCAGGGCTTCAGTGGTTTCTTGGGGTCTTGGCTGTGTCACTATCAGGGGCTGTGCTTTTGCTCACCTTCTGGCCTCTTCTCCGCTCAGACACCAAGGTGGTATCAGCAGTGCTGCTTACAGTCATGGTTGCCCTCCATGCCCTCCTGGCCATCGGCTGCAAG tccctgccttcaaggtccATTCCTGTGCCCCAAGCCCCACTCCACCAGGTCACACTACCTGGCTACTCCAAAACTTCTGCAGTCCCCTAG
- the YIPF2 gene encoding protein YIPF2 isoform X1, producing MAAPQELAFHEFEEAADLLAETPGAATICSLGELQGHVSLAGDTEDQEDGEMENDQTQLLGGEKQPPNFWTFGYHQSFFDVDTHQVLERIKSSLLPVPSQNFVRHCLRHHPDLYGPFWICATLAFTLAVSSNLATLLQNWGDSSFSYSPQFHKVTVAGITIYCYAWLVPTALWGFLQWRKGVRDSVGCYTFLEIVCVYGYSLFIYIPTVTPRWYQQCCLQSWLPSMPSWPSAASSIFSSPCLQGPFLCPKPHSTRSHYLATPKLLQSPRRTEQLGKLTDQVPLFILEEKQPEQGSPARWSSGDLQRKEGAIRS from the exons ATGGCTGCGCCCCAAGAGCTCGCCTTCCACG AATTTGAGGAGGCTGCCGACCTGCTGGCTGAGACACCAGGGGCTGCCACCATCTGCAGCCTTGGGGAACTGCAGGGCCATGTGAGCCTGGCTGGGGACACAGAGGACCaagaagatggagaaatggagaatGATCAGACCCAG CTGCTGGGGGGTGAGAAACAACCTCCGAATTTCTGGACCTTCGGCTACCACCAGTCTTTCTTTGATGTGGATACCCATCAG GTGCTGGAGAGGATCAAAAGTTCACTGTTGCCAGTACCTAGTCAGAACTTTGTGAGACACTGTCTTCGTCATCATCCAGATCTGTATG GGCCTTTCTGGATATGTGCTACACTGGCTTTCACGCTGGCTGTGAGCAGCAATCTGGCCACCCTGCTGCAGAACTGGGgagattcttccttttcttatagCCCACAGTTTCATAAAG TTACTGTTGCAGGGATCACCATTTACTGCTACGCCTGGCTGGTACCAACAGCACTATGGGGCTTCCTGCAGTGGCGAAAGGGGGTCAGAGACTCTGTTGGCTGCTATACCTTTCTGGAGATTGTGTGTGTCTATGGATACTCCCTCTTCATCTACATCCCAACTGTG ACACCAAGGTGGTATCAGCAGTGCTGCTTACAGTCATGGTTGCCCTCCATGCCCTCCTGGCCATCGGCTGCAAG TTCTATTTTttccagtccctgccttcaaggtccATTCCTGTGCCCCAAGCCCCACTCCACCAGGTCACACTACCTGGCTACTCCAAAACTTCTGCAGTCCCCTAGAAGAACAGAG cagCTGGGGAAGCTGACAGACCAAGTACCATTATTCATCCTGGAGGAGAAACAACCAGAGCAGGGTTCCCCTGCCAGGTGGTCATCAGGTGATctccaaaggaaggaaggagccatCCGGAGCTGA
- the YIPF2 gene encoding protein YIPF2 isoform X2, which produces MAAPQELAFHEFEEAADLLAETPGAATICSLGELQGHVSLAGDTEDQEDGEMENDQTQLLGGEKQPPNFWTFGYHQSFFDVDTHQVLERIKSSLLPVPSQNFVRHCLRHHPDLYGPFWICATLAFTLAVSSNLATLLQNWGDSSFSYSPQFHKVTVAGITIYCYAWLVPTALWGFLQWRKGVRDSVGCYTFLEIVCVYGYSLFIYIPTVTPRWYQQCCLQSWLPSMPSWPSAASSIFSSPCLQGPFLCPKPHSTRSHYLATPKLLQSPRRTELGKLTDQVPLFILEEKQPEQGSPARWSSGDLQRKEGAIRS; this is translated from the exons ATGGCTGCGCCCCAAGAGCTCGCCTTCCACG AATTTGAGGAGGCTGCCGACCTGCTGGCTGAGACACCAGGGGCTGCCACCATCTGCAGCCTTGGGGAACTGCAGGGCCATGTGAGCCTGGCTGGGGACACAGAGGACCaagaagatggagaaatggagaatGATCAGACCCAG CTGCTGGGGGGTGAGAAACAACCTCCGAATTTCTGGACCTTCGGCTACCACCAGTCTTTCTTTGATGTGGATACCCATCAG GTGCTGGAGAGGATCAAAAGTTCACTGTTGCCAGTACCTAGTCAGAACTTTGTGAGACACTGTCTTCGTCATCATCCAGATCTGTATG GGCCTTTCTGGATATGTGCTACACTGGCTTTCACGCTGGCTGTGAGCAGCAATCTGGCCACCCTGCTGCAGAACTGGGgagattcttccttttcttatagCCCACAGTTTCATAAAG TTACTGTTGCAGGGATCACCATTTACTGCTACGCCTGGCTGGTACCAACAGCACTATGGGGCTTCCTGCAGTGGCGAAAGGGGGTCAGAGACTCTGTTGGCTGCTATACCTTTCTGGAGATTGTGTGTGTCTATGGATACTCCCTCTTCATCTACATCCCAACTGTG ACACCAAGGTGGTATCAGCAGTGCTGCTTACAGTCATGGTTGCCCTCCATGCCCTCCTGGCCATCGGCTGCAAG TTCTATTTTttccagtccctgccttcaaggtccATTCCTGTGCCCCAAGCCCCACTCCACCAGGTCACACTACCTGGCTACTCCAAAACTTCTGCAGTCCCCTAGAAGAACAGAG CTGGGGAAGCTGACAGACCAAGTACCATTATTCATCCTGGAGGAGAAACAACCAGAGCAGGGTTCCCCTGCCAGGTGGTCATCAGGTGATctccaaaggaaggaaggagccatCCGGAGCTGA